The following proteins are encoded in a genomic region of Thermococcus pacificus:
- a CDS encoding peroxiredoxin, with the protein MVVIGEKFPEVEVNTTHGRIKLPDYFTEQGKWFVLFSHPADFTPVCTTEFYAMQKRAEEFRKLGVEPIGLSVDQVFSHLKWMEWIKENLGEEITFPVIADDRGELADKLGMIPSGSTHTARAVFVVDDKGTIRAIVYYPAEVGRDWDEILRLVKALKISTEKGVALPHKWPNNELIGDRVIVPPAGTVEQIKEREEAKAKGEIECYDWWFCHKKLE; encoded by the coding sequence ATGGTCGTCATAGGAGAAAAGTTCCCGGAAGTTGAGGTTAACACCACCCACGGCAGGATAAAGCTGCCGGACTACTTCACCGAGCAGGGCAAGTGGTTCGTGCTCTTCAGCCACCCGGCTGACTTCACCCCGGTCTGTACGACCGAGTTCTACGCCATGCAGAAGCGCGCCGAGGAGTTCAGGAAGCTCGGCGTCGAGCCGATTGGGCTGAGCGTTGACCAGGTCTTCAGCCACCTCAAGTGGATGGAGTGGATAAAGGAGAACCTCGGCGAGGAGATAACCTTCCCGGTCATAGCCGACGACCGCGGTGAGCTCGCCGACAAGCTCGGTATGATCCCGAGCGGTTCAACGCACACCGCCAGGGCCGTCTTCGTCGTTGACGACAAAGGCACCATAAGGGCCATCGTCTACTACCCGGCCGAGGTCGGCAGGGACTGGGACGAGATACTCCGCCTTGTGAAGGCCCTCAAGATAAGCACCGAGAAGGGCGTTGCCCTGCCGCACAAGTGGCCCAACAACGAGCTCATCGGCGACAGGGTCATAGTTCCGCCCGCAGGGACCGTCGAGCAGATCAAGGAGCGCGAGGAAGCAAAGGCCAAGGGCGAGATCGAGTGCTACGACTGGTGGTTCTGCCACAAGAAGCTCGAGTGA
- a CDS encoding V4R domain-containing protein: MERLDEILGGGIREGLNVALIGSFDEDNLLLMHQMAYNLLKSGHRILVAEFRQAPDVLKEWLSYYGIKYDDYIENGRLKILDGFTNLYSSQPVRGEGIIPNPRDLGITAGIIQNELTSGNYDVLIIDDLTVLYALHSDKDAYIRVIIRFINSIKKLGRQVFAGINSEVTEKGDLAKLLLPFEYVIEVANGRIKPLRSYYPLRLPAGHIPYRKTENGLESTWDSYLSLQELKNSLYLDDEGNLWSGSDKVQIINEESEASLIEFVYHYLGPGEGRKFLYLWGRYEFRGVGEAYKNIHESLRAVLEDIAASTETSGGGRLEIVQLEDDLVVLRGRNLFPRIKGFKHPAHVNYAGEIAQLLEEYTGEKWEGDETRCQAMGHNYCEFVFRRKVS; the protein is encoded by the coding sequence ATGGAGAGACTTGATGAGATCCTCGGTGGCGGGATCCGAGAGGGACTCAACGTCGCCCTCATCGGTTCCTTTGATGAGGACAACCTCCTCCTGATGCACCAGATGGCGTATAACTTACTCAAGAGCGGCCACCGCATTCTCGTCGCGGAGTTCCGACAGGCCCCGGACGTTCTCAAGGAATGGCTCTCGTATTACGGGATCAAGTACGATGACTACATTGAAAACGGCCGCCTGAAGATCCTGGATGGGTTTACAAACCTCTATTCATCTCAACCTGTGCGAGGAGAGGGCATAATACCCAACCCGCGTGATCTTGGGATAACTGCGGGGATAATCCAGAATGAGCTCACCTCCGGTAACTACGACGTTCTTATAATCGATGACCTAACAGTTCTCTACGCTCTCCACTCAGATAAAGACGCGTATATCCGGGTGATAATAAGGTTCATCAACTCAATAAAGAAACTCGGGAGGCAGGTGTTCGCAGGGATAAACTCTGAGGTTACTGAGAAGGGAGACCTCGCGAAGCTTCTCCTTCCCTTCGAGTACGTCATTGAGGTAGCGAACGGTCGGATAAAGCCCCTCAGGTCTTACTACCCCCTCAGGCTCCCGGCGGGGCATATCCCGTACAGAAAGACCGAAAATGGCCTGGAGAGCACTTGGGATAGCTATTTATCCCTCCAGGAGCTTAAGAACAGCCTGTACCTGGATGATGAAGGCAACCTGTGGAGCGGAAGCGATAAGGTTCAAATAATCAACGAGGAGAGCGAAGCATCCCTCATTGAGTTCGTGTATCACTACCTTGGCCCAGGAGAGGGCAGGAAGTTCCTTTACCTGTGGGGGCGCTATGAGTTCCGCGGCGTTGGGGAGGCTTATAAAAACATACATGAGTCCCTCAGGGCCGTCCTTGAAGACATCGCCGCCTCAACCGAGACTTCCGGCGGTGGCAGACTGGAAATAGTCCAGCTAGAAGATGATCTAGTAGTCCTAAGGGGCAGGAACCTCTTCCCGCGCATAAAGGGGTTTAAGCATCCAGCTCACGTGAACTACGCCGGTGAAATCGCTCAGCTCCTGGAGGAGTATACCGGGGAAAAATGGGAAGGGGATGAAACCCGCTGTCAGGCGATGGGGCACAACTACTGCGAGTTCGTGTTCAGAAGGAAAGTTTCCTGA
- a CDS encoding FprA family A-type flavoprotein gives MVEVRVEQLCTDPELYIIRIDDGKIRYFEATWDIPEGITYNSYLMKLKDAVVLFDTSKAEYADLFMDALKKLVDPKEITHIIVHHTEPDHSGALPKVLEENGYRAQLIGTTFARNLLQGFYGDKVVENFKVAKDGEEMDIGGKTFRFIAVPWLHWPDTMITYVVEDRLIFSCDAGGGYGIPETIDDSDEKVVEEYLPHVTKYIVTVIGHYHKYIVQNIKKLKELGIVESARMILPGHGLVWRKNPVRIFEHYERVGAGVPTKDKVLVIYDSMYGFVERRMNIVIDELKKLGKNPIVYRFTDKEVPAVSDILGEVPDSEALIIGASTYEADIHPRIRYALFEILDKANYEKPVLVVGAFGWGGVAGKKIETLISRSKFDLVDTVESRGMPTQEDEERLREGVRKLVSWIS, from the coding sequence ATGGTTGAAGTTAGGGTTGAGCAGCTCTGCACCGACCCCGAACTGTACATCATCAGGATTGACGATGGCAAGATCAGGTACTTCGAGGCAACATGGGACATCCCCGAGGGCATAACTTACAACTCCTACCTGATGAAGCTGAAAGACGCGGTTGTGCTCTTCGATACCAGCAAAGCCGAGTATGCAGACCTCTTCATGGACGCACTGAAAAAGCTCGTTGACCCGAAGGAGATAACGCACATCATAGTTCACCACACCGAGCCTGACCACAGTGGGGCACTGCCGAAGGTTCTTGAAGAGAACGGCTACAGGGCACAGCTTATAGGCACCACCTTCGCGAGGAACCTCCTCCAGGGCTTCTACGGCGACAAGGTCGTGGAGAACTTCAAGGTCGCCAAGGACGGCGAGGAGATGGATATAGGTGGAAAGACCTTCCGCTTCATAGCAGTTCCCTGGCTCCACTGGCCCGACACGATGATAACCTACGTCGTCGAGGACAGGCTCATATTCAGCTGCGATGCAGGCGGCGGATACGGGATTCCGGAAACGATAGACGACAGCGATGAGAAAGTTGTGGAAGAGTATCTACCCCACGTCACCAAGTACATCGTTACCGTCATCGGCCACTACCACAAGTACATCGTCCAGAACATAAAGAAGCTCAAGGAGCTCGGCATCGTTGAAAGCGCCAGGATGATACTGCCCGGCCACGGACTCGTGTGGAGAAAGAACCCCGTGAGGATTTTCGAGCACTACGAGCGCGTTGGTGCCGGCGTTCCGACCAAGGATAAGGTTCTGGTAATCTACGACTCGATGTACGGCTTCGTCGAGAGGAGGATGAACATCGTTATCGATGAGCTGAAGAAGCTCGGCAAGAATCCCATCGTTTACCGCTTCACGGACAAGGAGGTCCCAGCGGTGAGCGACATACTCGGCGAGGTTCCGGACAGCGAGGCTTTGATAATCGGTGCCTCAACATACGAGGCGGACATACACCCGCGCATACGCTACGCCCTCTTTGAAATACTCGACAAGGCCAACTACGAGAAGCCTGTCCTCGTCGTGGGGGCCTTCGGCTGGGGAGGAGTCGCGGGTAAGAAGATAGAAACCCTCATCAGCAGGAGCAAGTTCGATCTCGTCGATACGGTCGAGAGCAGGGGTATGCCAACACAGGAAGACGAGGAAAGGCTTCGCGAAGGGGTAAGAAAGCTCGTGAGCTGGATCAGTTAA
- a CDS encoding ABC transporter ATP-binding protein gives MKAIKARNLSFSYNGADVLKGINLEVEEGEFLAILGPNGAGKSTLLKCISGILNCRGVEVFGKPIGEYSRNELARIIAYVPQRTEPGFMTVFDTVLLGRRPYMGLRPSKKDLEAVKRALERMGIAGFALKITNKLSGGELQKVGIARALAQEPKILMMDEPTNNLDIRSQLEVMRLAREFSAEGGTVIMVMHDVNLALRFAGRFVFMKNGKIVADGGREILKPSIFREVYGVDVIIEEVRGIPLVVPV, from the coding sequence ATGAAAGCTATAAAGGCCAGAAACCTCAGCTTTTCCTACAACGGCGCCGATGTTCTGAAGGGGATAAACCTTGAGGTTGAAGAAGGCGAGTTCTTGGCGATTCTCGGCCCGAACGGGGCAGGAAAGAGCACCCTCCTCAAGTGCATCTCAGGAATCCTGAACTGCAGGGGCGTCGAGGTCTTTGGGAAACCCATCGGGGAGTATTCTCGGAATGAACTGGCCAGAATAATCGCTTACGTGCCCCAGAGAACCGAGCCGGGCTTTATGACGGTTTTCGACACCGTTCTCCTCGGAAGGAGACCTTACATGGGACTGAGGCCATCGAAGAAAGACCTCGAAGCTGTCAAAAGGGCGCTCGAAAGAATGGGGATAGCTGGCTTTGCCCTGAAAATCACCAACAAACTGAGCGGCGGCGAGCTCCAGAAGGTGGGCATAGCCCGAGCACTGGCCCAGGAGCCAAAGATTCTTATGATGGACGAGCCGACGAACAACCTCGACATAAGGAGCCAGCTGGAAGTCATGCGCCTCGCGAGGGAGTTCTCTGCAGAGGGCGGCACGGTCATCATGGTGATGCACGACGTCAACCTTGCCCTCCGCTTTGCCGGACGGTTCGTCTTCATGAAAAACGGCAAAATAGTGGCGGACGGCGGGAGGGAGATACTGAAGCCCTCCATCTTCCGGGAGGTTTACGGGGTTGACGTTATAATAGAAGAGGTGAGGGGAATCCCCCTCGTCGTGCCCGTTTAA